Proteins encoded within one genomic window of Acidimicrobiales bacterium:
- a CDS encoding TIGR03557 family F420-dependent LLM class oxidoreductase — translation MRKFGYTLSSEEHGPRTLVENARHAEDAGFDFVSISDHIHPWIAAQGHSPFVWSVLGGIACTTSHIDVGIGVSCPTTRMHPTLVAHASSTVAQLLGERFFLGVGTGEALNEHVLGHRWPRHDIRLKMLEEAVAIIRELWSGETVNYDGRYYRVENTRIFDAPGRKPPIIVSGFGEQSVELAAKIGDGYWGHGTDPSHVERFTAAGGHGPKYAQVSLCWGHDTEQARKTVLKYWPVGGLGGQLMQDLPTWNHFEQAVESISEEQVLKSTPCGPDVEPILKSVEEFVTAGFDHIYFHQIGPDQRGFIDFWAEKLRPALGRFG, via the coding sequence ATGAGGAAGTTCGGTTACACGCTTTCCAGCGAAGAGCACGGGCCGCGCACGCTGGTGGAGAACGCGCGGCACGCTGAGGACGCCGGATTCGATTTCGTGTCGATTTCCGATCACATCCATCCCTGGATCGCCGCGCAGGGCCATAGCCCGTTCGTTTGGTCGGTTCTCGGTGGCATCGCGTGCACGACGTCGCACATCGACGTCGGCATTGGCGTTTCGTGCCCCACCACGCGCATGCATCCGACTCTGGTAGCGCACGCGTCTTCGACGGTCGCACAGCTGCTCGGCGAGCGATTCTTCCTCGGCGTCGGTACCGGCGAGGCGCTCAACGAGCACGTGCTGGGCCACCGGTGGCCCCGCCACGACATCCGGCTCAAGATGCTCGAAGAAGCCGTCGCCATCATCCGCGAACTGTGGTCCGGTGAGACGGTGAACTACGACGGTCGCTACTACCGCGTCGAGAACACGCGCATCTTCGACGCCCCCGGACGCAAGCCGCCGATCATCGTGTCGGGCTTCGGGGAGCAATCGGTGGAGCTCGCCGCCAAGATCGGCGACGGCTACTGGGGCCACGGCACCGATCCGTCGCACGTCGAACGCTTCACCGCCGCCGGCGGTCACGGCCCCAAATACGCGCAGGTGTCGCTGTGCTGGGGCCACGACACCGAGCAGGCGCGCAAGACGGTGCTGAAGTACTGGCCCGTCGGCGGCCTTGGCGGTCAGCTGATGCAGGACCTGCCGACGTGGAACCACTTCGAGCAGGCGGTCGAGTCGATCAGCGAGGAGCAAGTGCTGAAGTCAACGCCGTGCGGGCCCGACGTCGAGCCGATCCTGAAGTCCGTCGAGGAGTTCGTCACCGCCGGCTTCGACCACATCTACTTCCACCAGATCGGGCCTGATCAAAGAGGCTTCATCGACTTCTGGGCCGAAAAGCTACGGCCCGCGCTCGGACGATTCGGGTAG
- a CDS encoding ATP-binding protein — MCYSLPAAGTAPVVKVVYERRLPRSPSALQFVRHDVDSALATNGVARSQIDDALLVLSELGTNAMHAIGYEDEIDVRLGIERRGDVIVEVKDPGSGFRLSQALRLPARNEEHGRGLAIVCLLADETTVRRRRRHTVVRATLRAKRSA; from the coding sequence ATGTGTTACTCGCTACCCGCCGCGGGTACCGCGCCAGTCGTGAAGGTTGTGTACGAACGTCGTTTGCCGAGAAGTCCGTCCGCGTTGCAATTCGTGCGCCACGACGTCGACTCGGCACTGGCCACCAACGGCGTCGCGCGTTCCCAGATCGACGACGCCCTGCTGGTGCTGTCCGAACTGGGCACCAACGCGATGCACGCGATCGGATACGAAGACGAGATCGACGTGCGGCTCGGCATCGAGCGCCGCGGTGACGTCATCGTGGAAGTAAAAGACCCCGGCAGTGGTTTTCGTCTGTCGCAGGCGTTGCGTCTGCCTGCGAGGAACGAAGAGCACGGCCGGGGCCTCGCCATCGTGTGCCTCCTCGCCGACGAGACGACCGTCCGCCGGCGGAGGCGGCACACGGTGGTCCGCGCCACGCTTCGCGCGAAGCGCAGCGCGTGA
- a CDS encoding DUF6458 family protein produces the protein MGIGVAIFLIAVGAILRFAVNVTTNGFDIHMVGDILMIVGVLGALLSMLFWSSWGGWGNRDAGGDNVIVERGGRRRTTYVEREV, from the coding sequence ATGGGTATTGGAGTAGCCATTTTCCTGATCGCCGTTGGTGCGATCCTTCGCTTCGCGGTGAATGTGACAACCAACGGTTTCGACATCCACATGGTCGGCGACATCTTGATGATCGTGGGCGTGCTGGGCGCGCTGTTGTCGATGCTGTTCTGGTCGTCGTGGGGCGGCTGGGGCAACCGCGACGCCGGTGGCGACAACGTGATCGTCGAGCGCGGCGGCCGTCGTCGTACAACCTATGTGGAGCGGGAAGTCTAA